From Phenylobacterium montanum, the proteins below share one genomic window:
- a CDS encoding DMT family transporter has protein sequence MNRLAFLLLLAAGLFWGLGFPLGKVALTETDAAHMVLWRFVFASVIALPFALRRPEARALFRSPIVIACGVIYAVAFEVQNEGLARASVSLAALLVGAMPALIAVAARLLGEPVSRISWAGVASASLGAVLIAGRPQGAATPLGVALSVVALLLFLTWLLILRRAPKPPTAMAMPAATVIIATLALAPISFALDGAPRLDLSPAVWSAMIAQGIFCTFLATAAWQFGAPRVGHAKAGVFVNIEPLMGAIIGVTLFGDRLTWGLAVGGLCIIAGSLVVVLGEEHTTAPDLEEVAATPS, from the coding sequence ATGAACCGCCTCGCCTTCCTGCTGCTGCTGGCCGCAGGCCTCTTCTGGGGCCTGGGCTTTCCGCTGGGCAAGGTGGCGCTGACCGAGACCGATGCGGCGCACATGGTGCTCTGGCGGTTCGTGTTCGCCAGCGTGATCGCCCTGCCCTTTGCGCTGAGGCGGCCCGAGGCGCGGGCCCTGTTCCGCTCGCCGATCGTGATCGCCTGCGGGGTGATCTACGCCGTGGCTTTCGAGGTGCAGAACGAGGGCCTGGCCCGGGCCAGCGTCAGCCTGGCGGCGCTCCTGGTCGGGGCCATGCCGGCCCTGATCGCGGTGGCGGCGCGGCTCCTGGGCGAGCCTGTGAGTCGTATATCCTGGGCCGGGGTGGCCTCGGCCTCGCTGGGCGCTGTGCTGATCGCCGGCCGGCCGCAGGGCGCCGCCACGCCCTTAGGCGTAGCCTTGAGCGTGGTCGCGCTTCTGCTGTTCCTCACCTGGCTTTTGATCCTGCGCCGGGCGCCCAAGCCGCCCACGGCCATGGCCATGCCGGCGGCGACGGTGATCATCGCCACCCTGGCCCTGGCGCCGATCTCCTTCGCCCTGGACGGCGCCCCGCGGCTCGACCTCAGCCCTGCGGTCTGGAGCGCCATGATCGCCCAGGGGATTTTCTGCACCTTCCTGGCCACCGCCGCCTGGCAGTTCGGCGCCCCCCGCGTCGGTCACGCCAAGGCGGGGGTGTTCGTCAATATCGAGCCCCTGATGGGCGCGATCATCGGCGTGACCTTGTTCGGCGACCGCCTGACCTGGGGCCTGGCCGTCGGCGGCCTCTGCATCATCGCCGGCAGCCTGGTGGTGGTGCTGGGGGAGGAGCACACCACCGCCCCCGACCTGGAAGAGGTGGCGGCGACACCGAGCTGA
- a CDS encoding AMP nucleosidase, which translates to MTHEHDAIALVDRLQAEYERSVNHLREDLRAYLADRTAPDPIARAGGAYAYPALRLSYVAKGPSPRLPRAYARFSQGGTYSTTITRPDLFRSYLIEQLSLILSDFDVGAEVVRSRQEIPYPYVLDGSVDLSDGEISSADIALHFPATELASIGDEVADGFWSPQGGDDDRPLTLFDALRTDFSLARLAHYTGGPADQVQTYVLFTNYHRYVDEFVRWGAAQLADPSSPYETLRCPGGVVITKDTPDPERAAAESPWRRHQMPAYHLTAAGRRGVSLVNIGVGPSNAKTITDHLAVLRPEAWLMIGHCGGLRSTQTIGDYVLAHAYLRDDHVLDDILPPEIPVPALAEIQVALTRAAEMVTGESGDALKARLRTGTVATTDDRNWELRYSLSALRFNQSRAIAIDMESATIAAQGYRLRTPYGTLLCVSDKPLHGEIKLPGQANAFYERAISQHLRIGIAAIDLLRQEGPRLHSRKLRSFDEPPFR; encoded by the coding sequence ATGACTCACGAACACGACGCCATAGCCCTGGTCGACCGGCTGCAGGCGGAATACGAGCGCTCCGTCAATCATTTGCGGGAAGACCTGCGGGCCTATCTGGCCGACCGCACCGCGCCCGATCCCATCGCCCGCGCCGGCGGAGCCTATGCCTATCCGGCCCTGCGGCTCTCCTATGTGGCCAAGGGGCCCTCGCCGCGCCTGCCACGCGCCTACGCTCGCTTCAGCCAGGGCGGAACCTACTCGACCACCATCACTCGGCCGGACCTGTTCCGCAGCTACCTGATCGAGCAGCTGTCGCTGATCCTGTCCGACTTCGACGTCGGGGCGGAAGTGGTGCGCTCGCGCCAGGAGATCCCCTACCCCTACGTGCTGGACGGCTCGGTCGACCTCAGCGACGGGGAAATCTCCTCGGCCGACATCGCCCTGCACTTCCCGGCCACCGAACTGGCCTCGATCGGCGACGAGGTTGCCGATGGGTTCTGGAGCCCGCAGGGCGGCGACGACGACCGTCCACTGACCCTGTTCGACGCGCTGAGGACCGACTTCTCCCTGGCGCGCCTGGCCCACTACACCGGCGGGCCGGCCGACCAGGTGCAGACCTATGTGCTGTTCACCAATTACCACCGCTATGTCGACGAGTTCGTCCGCTGGGGCGCAGCCCAATTGGCCGATCCGTCCAGCCCGTATGAGACCTTGCGCTGCCCCGGCGGGGTGGTGATCACCAAGGACACCCCTGACCCCGAGCGCGCCGCGGCCGAGAGCCCCTGGCGGCGCCATCAGATGCCGGCCTATCACCTGACCGCGGCCGGACGACGGGGCGTCAGCCTGGTCAATATCGGCGTCGGCCCCTCCAACGCAAAGACCATCACCGACCATCTGGCGGTGCTGCGCCCCGAGGCCTGGCTGATGATCGGCCACTGCGGCGGCCTGCGCTCGACCCAGACCATAGGCGACTATGTGCTGGCTCACGCCTACCTGCGCGACGATCACGTGCTGGACGACATCCTGCCGCCCGAGATCCCGGTCCCGGCGCTCGCGGAAATCCAGGTGGCCCTGACCCGGGCGGCCGAAATGGTCACCGGCGAAAGCGGCGACGCCCTGAAGGCGCGACTCAGAACCGGCACCGTGGCCACCACCGACGACCGTAATTGGGAGCTGCGCTATTCGCTGAGCGCGCTCCGGTTCAACCAGTCGCGGGCCATCGCCATCGACATGGAGAGCGCCACCATCGCCGCACAGGGCTACCGTCTGCGGACACCTTACGGCACCCTGCTCTGCGTCTCCGACAAGCCGCTGCATGGCGAGATCAAGCTGCCGGGCCAGGCCAACGCCTTCTACGAGCGGGCGATCAGCCAGCACCTCAGGATCGGCATCGCCGCCATCGACCTGCTCCGCCAGGAAGGCCCCAGGCTGCATTCGCGCAAGCTGAGAAGCTTCGACGAGCCGCCGTTCCGCTGA
- a CDS encoding DUF6356 family protein — protein sequence MFKRLFLDHPRTVNETYFEHQRAAFFYGSTLLVAGLACIVHGLVPALCTTSGSRRVNKLSHHMGERKRRAAEELVSI from the coding sequence GTGTTCAAACGTCTGTTCCTGGACCATCCTCGCACCGTGAACGAGACCTATTTCGAGCATCAGCGCGCGGCCTTCTTCTATGGCAGCACGCTGCTGGTCGCGGGATTGGCCTGTATCGTCCACGGCCTGGTCCCCGCCCTCTGCACCACCTCGGGCAGCCGGCGTGTGAACAAGCTCAGTCACCACATGGGCGAGCGCAAGCGCCGCGCCGCCGAGGAGCTGGTCTCGATCTGA
- a CDS encoding Lrp/AsnC family transcriptional regulator, whose translation MTTLPSITLDAFDIAILGQLQEDASRAVAEVAAAVNLSQNACWRRIKILEEAGVIKKRVALVDPQKVGCGVTIFVSLTAGEHSEDWLEAFADKVARMPEVVEFYRMTGDVDYLLKLQVSDIKAYDEVYKSLIRTARLRDVSAAFAMEELKHTHAVPLPRPAMRG comes from the coding sequence ATGACAACCTTACCGTCGATCACCCTGGACGCCTTCGACATCGCCATACTGGGCCAGCTGCAGGAGGACGCCTCGCGCGCCGTGGCCGAGGTCGCCGCAGCGGTGAACCTGTCGCAGAACGCCTGCTGGCGGCGGATCAAGATCCTGGAGGAGGCTGGGGTGATCAAGAAGCGGGTGGCGCTGGTCGACCCGCAGAAGGTCGGCTGCGGGGTGACCATCTTCGTCAGCCTCACGGCCGGCGAACACAGCGAGGACTGGCTGGAGGCCTTCGCCGACAAGGTCGCACGCATGCCCGAGGTGGTTGAGTTCTACCGCATGACCGGCGACGTGGACTACCTGCTGAAGCTGCAGGTCAGCGACATCAAGGCCTATGACGAGGTCTACAAATCGCTGATCCGCACCGCCAGGCTGCGCGACGTCTCGGCCGCCTTCGCCATGGAGGAGCTGAAGCACACCCACGCCGTGCCCCTGCCGCGCCCGGCGATGCGGGGATAA
- a CDS encoding M20/M25/M40 family metallo-hydrolase, with translation MNGAVTIMTDAWAKAIATAAIGLFANSAYGADAPQALRPDQVQFRALYKELVETNTSLSVGSCTQAAQQIGARLKAAGFADSDITLFSTPDHPKEGGIVAVLPGADPKAKAILLLAHLDVVEAKRADWTRDPFTLVEENGYYFARGSADDKSMAAIWADDMARFKQAGYHPKRTIKMALTCGEETTYAFNGANWLAQNRPDLVAAEFALNEGGGGETDGHGKLVDQSMQVGEKAVQNFRFETRNPGGHSSIPIPDNAIYELSAAMLKLQTYEFPLQMTDTTRAFFAQAGAARHDALGAAMVALAKDPTDKAAEKVVNTDRTYHSMLRTTCVATLLEGGHANNALPQRAAANVNCRMFPGRTVEETQAQLAAAVGDTGVSITPVPPLRPVAVPPPLDPKVMGPAVRLSAKYFPGVPVVPVMSTGATDGIFLEAIGIPVYGVPGPWGDPDGNGVHGLNERIEVRSLMVGRDYLTDLVKAYAEQ, from the coding sequence GTGAACGGAGCCGTAACCATCATGACCGACGCCTGGGCCAAGGCCATAGCCACAGCGGCCATCGGCCTCTTCGCCAACAGCGCCTACGGCGCCGACGCACCCCAGGCGCTGCGGCCGGACCAGGTGCAGTTCCGCGCCCTCTACAAGGAGCTGGTCGAGACCAACACCAGCCTGTCGGTCGGCAGCTGCACCCAGGCGGCGCAGCAGATCGGCGCGCGGCTGAAGGCGGCGGGCTTCGCCGACAGCGACATCACCTTGTTCTCGACGCCGGACCATCCCAAGGAAGGCGGCATCGTCGCCGTGCTGCCCGGCGCCGATCCCAAGGCCAAGGCGATCCTGCTGCTGGCCCACCTCGACGTGGTGGAGGCCAAGCGCGCCGACTGGACCCGCGACCCCTTCACCCTGGTGGAGGAGAACGGCTACTACTTCGCCCGCGGCTCTGCCGACGACAAGTCCATGGCGGCGATCTGGGCCGACGACATGGCCCGCTTCAAACAGGCCGGCTACCACCCCAAGCGCACCATCAAGATGGCCCTGACTTGCGGGGAAGAGACCACCTACGCCTTCAACGGCGCCAACTGGCTGGCGCAGAACCGGCCCGACCTGGTGGCAGCGGAGTTCGCCCTGAACGAGGGCGGCGGCGGCGAGACCGACGGCCACGGCAAGCTCGTGGATCAGTCGATGCAGGTGGGCGAGAAAGCGGTGCAGAACTTCCGCTTCGAGACCCGCAACCCCGGCGGCCACTCCTCGATCCCGATCCCCGACAACGCCATCTATGAGCTGTCGGCGGCGATGCTGAAACTGCAGACCTACGAGTTCCCGCTGCAGATGACCGACACCACCCGCGCCTTTTTCGCCCAGGCCGGGGCCGCTCGCCACGACGCCCTGGGCGCCGCCATGGTCGCCCTGGCTAAGGACCCGACCGACAAGGCGGCCGAAAAGGTGGTCAATACCGACCGCACCTACCACTCCATGCTGCGCACCACCTGCGTGGCGACGCTGCTGGAAGGCGGCCACGCCAACAACGCCCTGCCCCAGCGGGCGGCGGCCAACGTCAACTGCCGCATGTTCCCCGGCCGCACGGTCGAGGAAACCCAGGCCCAGCTGGCCGCCGCGGTCGGCGACACCGGCGTCAGCATCACCCCGGTCCCGCCGCTGCGCCCGGTCGCCGTGCCCCCGCCGCTGGATCCCAAGGTGATGGGCCCGGCCGTGCGGCTATCGGCCAAGTACTTCCCGGGCGTGCCTGTGGTCCCGGTGATGTCCACCGGCGCCACCGACGGCATCTTCCTCGAGGCGATCGGCATCCCGGTCTATGGCGTGCCCGGCCCCTGGGGCGACCCGGACGGCAACGGCGTGCACGGCCTGAACGAGCGGATCGAGGTCAGGTCGCTGATGGTCGGGCGCGATTACCTGACCGACCTGGTCAAGGCCTACGCGGAGCAGTAG